A region from the Dendropsophus ebraccatus isolate aDenEbr1 chromosome 1, aDenEbr1.pat, whole genome shotgun sequence genome encodes:
- the LOC138771116 gene encoding uncharacterized protein — translation MSSGKVNRDTRVLPPDTENAEQMTCRSQRCTKRPDNEKANQINSLTSEKLVSSDDIRTIKKANSIISSEVKMVMKSNSLPTNKEMGVYTTHDMKASMGNQEQRIIMEVNNKKDPKNIINPGQKFDNRNNTIKVTTSVREEPQIQNDTEIDDTVIRDIGAESNPEEQNNESGKDEYTENLVTMATNTEQMKDEKDVCKAQDSMIYEDKADETNDISPYEGSPGTLVKSILLSTHDLIGSLTSLKERLGKSDKIQTSMRTDNNKLKDHINDQKKSDIHKESCSQSCDTLSCESMIESTPNMLLNPSYVSASPEDSTEEHEEELSTRSEKTYNDAPKDNQKKECMFSSNCKKREVEGRDLVNQGCRDWKKTWRSVCERQMDELRTRDESSKQESSISNRITIQIIEKSESELVCYKQRLKPPSATTTVLLDSAIQEEINHTSSRHENMQNDEYKDGVQKMEDNPVTENKTTETEQNTTTTCGNNDEQGSFKDITTSLLEATNTLIGRIASFKGELGKSQENNSFVSFKETEQNVQDIQEQRLNIESTDEASVSLMMEREDRNRNSHYNRSTNGNRSCMSISPKTAEYNQAMNNESNHPVQETSADEQREGGIQREQEICEEKVEHSEVVFSITSNLAVIQNNLYEEERCHMQNGTQLEVSTHSMESSHLTGNIETTQMQFKNKTHIFQEEMGQTTEHQSADTPPISLIEHTLPKEALSNTTYCLKVSHMQVSSEHNICEMRQITSGNHVNVDLLKQTENQQTETIHQEFDKKKVEQIGSPRNKDLEEMEALRSYIRNGVIKRKREDADERKEENHKDNKQSNKKNDRQLISPGETTSSDIYQGVGSESIGLHQLKQGPWVKFWEAAKQTVAVAAVSTTQSSNFFGHMTQVPANGVLVRNEICSLPQSQAILQREKVFIRLSLREQQEAMQRLRDLQREAELKCASDRRRQMLRFQERLSIARNRKSELNLMDITQRRTPQLSPEPLPEVII, via the exons ATGTCATCAGGGAAAGTAAATAGAGACACAAGAGTGCTG CCCCCAGACACTGAGAATGCTGAGCAGATGACATGTCGTTCACAAAGATGTACAAAAAGACCAGATAATGAAAAGGCAAATCAAATCAACAGCTTGACTTCAGAGAAACTTGTATCTTCAGATGACATTAGAACAATAAAAAAAGCAAATTCTATTATATCAAGTGAAGTCAAAATGGTAATGAAAAGTAATTCTTTACCTACTAATAAAGAAATGGGGGTTTATACCACACATGATATGAAAGCATCTATGGGTAATCAAGAACAGAGGATTATAATGGAGGTAAATAACAAAAAGGAtccaaaaaatataataaatccaGGACAGAAGTTTGACAATAGAAATAATACAATAAAAGTAACCACAAGTGTGAGAGAAGAGCCACAGATACAGAATGATACTGAAATAGATGACACTGTGATAAGGGACATTGGAGCAGAAAGCAATCCAGAAGAACAGAACAATGAATCAGGAAAAGATGAATACACCGAGAACTTAGTCACAATGGCTACAAACACGGAGCAGATGAAAGATGAAAAAGATGTGTGCAAGGCACAGGACTCTATGATCTATGAAGATAAAGCTGATGAAACCAATGACATA AGTCCATATGAAGGGTCTCCAGGTACACTGGTGAAGAGTATCCTCCTTTCAACACATGATCTGATTGGGAGTCTAACCTCACTGAAAGAAAGATTGGGAAAGAGTGATAAAATACAAACATCGATGAGGACTGATAACAATAAACTCAAAGATCACATAAATGATCAG aaaaaatctGATATTCACAAAGAATCCTGTTCCCAATCCTGTGACACCTTGAGTTGCGAGAGCATGATTGAATCTACACCAAATATGCTGCTAAATCCTAGCTATGTCAGTGCTAGCCCCGAAGACTCTACTGAAGAACATGAAGAAGAGCTATCAACGAGAAGTGAAAAAACATACAACGATGCACCAAAGGATAACCAG AAAAAAGAATGTATGTTCTCTTCAAACTGTAAAAAGAGAGAAGTTGAAGGGAGGGATTTGGTCAATCAAGGGTGCAGAGATTGGAAGAAGACGTGGAGATCAGTGTGTGAGCGTCAGATGGATGAGCTACGAACACGTGATGAAAGCTCAAAGCAAGAG TCTTCTATTTCCAACAGGATAACAATTCAGATTATTGAAAAATCAGAAAGTGAACTGGTCTGTTACAAGCAAAGACTGAAGCCACCCTCAGCTACAACCACAGTCCTCCTTGATTCAGCGATACAGGAAGAGATTAACCACACTTCTTCCAGACATGAGAACATGCAGAATGATGAATACAAGGATGGCGTACAAAAAATGGAGGATAACCCTGTGACAGAAAATAAAACTACAGAGACAGAACAAAATACAACCACAACCTGTGGCAACAATGATGAACAA GGATCATTTAAAGATATAACTACATCATTACTGGAAGCCACTAACACTCTGATTGGAAGGATAGCCTCTTTCAAGGGAGAATTAGGGAAATCTCAGGAGAATAACTCATTTGTCTCTTTCAAAGAGACTGAGCAGAATGTACAAGATATCCAAGAGCAAAGATTAAATATAGAATCCACAGATGAG GCATCAGTGTCACTAATGATGGAAAGAGAAGACAGAAATAGAAACAGTCACTATAATAGAAGTACAAATGGAAATAGAAGTTGCATGAGCATTTCACCTAAGACAGCTGAATATAATCAAGCCATGAATAATGAAAGCAATCACCCCGTACAGGAAACAAGTGCTGATGAGCAACGTGAAGGGGGTATACAAAGAGAACAGGAAATATGTGAAGAAAAGGTAGAGCATAGTGAGGTGGTATTTTCCATCACTAGCAACCTTGCTGTTATCCAAAATAATCTATACGAAGAAGAGCGCTGCCACATGCAGAACGGCACACAGCTAGAGGTTTCTACTCATTCTATGGAAAGTTCTCATCTGACAGGCAACATAGAAACTACCCAAATGCAATTCAAGAATAAGACCCATATATTTCAAGAAGAGATGGGTCAGACAACAGAG catCAATCGGCAGACACTCCACCTATATCCTTAATAGAACACACTTTGCCAAAGGAGGCACTCTCAAATACCACATATTGCTTGAAAGTTAGTCATATGCAG GTATCTTCTGAACATAATATATGTGAGATGCGTCAAATTACAAGCGGAAACCATGTGAATGTAGACTTGTTAAAACAAACTGAGAATCAGCAGACTGAAACAATACACCAGGAATTTGATAAGAAAAAGGTGGAGCAGATAGGTAGTCCAAGAAATAAAGATCTGGAGGAGATGGAAGCTCTGAGGAGTTATATAAGGAATGGGGTAATAAAGAGGAAAAGGGAGGATGcagatgagagaaaagaggaAAACCATAAAGATAATAAACAGTCAAACAAGAAAAATGACAGACAACTAATCAGCCCTGGGGAAACAACATCTTCAGATATTTATCAAGGAGTGGGGTCGGAAAGCATTGGTCTTCACCAGTTG AAACAAGGTCCTTGGGTAAAGTTCTGGGAAGCGGCCAAGCAGACTGTAGCAGTAGCTGCAGTGAGCACCACACAGAGTAGTAACTTTTTTGGTCACATGACTCAAGTGCCAGCAAATGGTGTTCTGGTGAGGAATGAG